From Cellulophaga lytica DSM 7489, a single genomic window includes:
- a CDS encoding SPL family radical SAM protein codes for MDQLNLFSEEEVKREKLGKTAIEYKAASSILTPASGFMADYDYTLNPYSGCSFGCTYCYAAFFSRNKEKMDGWGDWLTVKENALSLLKKKRKRPLIDKTIYLSSVTDPYQPVEKELELTRSILKELLDFHKVRLVIQTRSALVTRDIDLLQKYETLQVNMTVTTDSEKVRKVFEPFCTGNKQRIKAITEMHNAGIQSCITMTPLLPIENPVQFADDLLATGIKRFIIQPFHKDKGKFVRGTRNEALKILNEFNWSDEEYNRVLSVMREKIPNLGIGKTGFAPI; via the coding sequence ATGGATCAATTAAATTTATTTAGTGAAGAGGAAGTAAAACGAGAAAAACTTGGCAAAACAGCTATTGAGTACAAGGCTGCAAGTTCCATCTTAACTCCAGCTTCTGGTTTTATGGCTGATTATGATTATACCTTAAACCCTTACTCTGGATGTTCGTTTGGCTGCACCTATTGTTATGCAGCTTTCTTCTCAAGAAATAAAGAGAAAATGGATGGTTGGGGTGACTGGCTTACTGTAAAAGAAAACGCTCTTTCATTACTGAAAAAGAAACGAAAACGACCTTTAATTGATAAAACTATCTATTTAAGTAGTGTTACTGATCCTTACCAACCTGTAGAAAAAGAACTGGAGTTAACGAGGTCTATTTTGAAAGAGCTTCTTGATTTTCATAAAGTGCGATTGGTAATTCAAACTAGGAGTGCACTAGTTACTAGAGATATTGATTTATTGCAAAAGTATGAAACACTTCAAGTAAATATGACTGTAACCACTGATAGTGAAAAGGTAAGGAAAGTTTTTGAGCCTTTTTGTACTGGAAATAAACAAAGAATTAAAGCTATTACAGAGATGCACAATGCAGGTATACAATCTTGTATCACTATGACACCATTACTACCTATAGAAAATCCTGTTCAATTTGCTGATGATTTATTAGCTACTGGCATAAAACGCTTCATTATACAACCGTTTCATAAAGATAAAGGAAAGTTTGTACGAGGAACAAGGAATGAAGCCTTAAAAATTTTGAATGAGTTTAACTGGAGTGATGAAGAGTATAATAGGGTACTCTCTGTAATGCGTGAAAAAATTCCAAATCTTGGAATAGGTAAAACTGGGTTTGCACCGATTTGA
- a CDS encoding helix-turn-helix domain-containing protein codes for MIGERIRTLREANDILLRQLAAKLDMDQALLSKMERGERSFRKEDIDALAKIFKQSKKELLTLWLADKILKTVGSEKFSKEALRLAIENV; via the coding sequence ATGATAGGTGAACGCATACGAACGCTGAGAGAAGCTAATGATATCCTACTTCGACAGCTTGCAGCTAAGCTGGATATGGATCAAGCATTATTAAGTAAGATGGAACGCGGCGAGCGTTCGTTTAGAAAAGAAGATATAGATGCACTTGCAAAAATCTTTAAACAATCTAAAAAAGAACTGCTAACGCTATGGCTTGCAGATAAGATTTTAAAGACAGTAGGCAGTGAAAAGTTCTCTAAGGAAGCATTGAGACTTGCGATTGAAAATGTTTAA